The Kribbella jejuensis region CCTGGACCGGGGCCTGCGAGGCCTCGTCGGTCAGCTCCGCGTCCTTCTTCTTGGAGCCGACTTCGTCTTCCCAGATCTTCTTCGACTTGCCGAGCTGCTTCACCAGCTGCGGCAGCTTCGCCGATCCGAACAGCAGCACGACGATCGCGAGGATGACGAGCCACTCTGCGCCTTGGGGCATACCGAGGAGCGGTGCTGCCATGTCGATCTCCCTATCATCATCAAACTCTGCCAACATCAACTCGGGACTCGAGCCAGAGTTCGTGGCCGAATACTACGCCGGAGCCTGCGCGTCCTCACGGTTATGTCCAGATTGCGCGGCGTCCAGCTTGGACTGGGCGGCGACCAACTCACGCGTCAGTGCCTTGCCCTGGCGCCACAGCTTCAGCGCGAGCAGGGCGAGGACGACTGTCCACACCACCACGACCGCGACGAAGAGCAG contains the following coding sequences:
- a CDS encoding twin-arginine translocase TatA/TatE family subunit; the encoded protein is MAAPLLGMPQGAEWLVILAIVVLLFGSAKLPQLVKQLGKSKKIWEDEVGSKKKDAELTDEASQAPVQVQQPVQQTQAQTPAQTQAQPNQANGQAPGDGLPPTHTAN